One genomic window of Conger conger chromosome 9, fConCon1.1, whole genome shotgun sequence includes the following:
- the LOC133137379 gene encoding high-affinity choline transporter 1-like: protein MAANIPGLIAVAVFYLIILATGIWASRKSKQEEKRITGTGTEVTLVAGRNINLFVGIFTMTATWVGGGYILGAAAAVYNPTKGLVWALMPLQYFINFFVVAIFFAKPMRDKKYVTMMDPLQLKYGETLTCTLLIPAVIGDVLWVACIMAGLGGTISIILDVSSFYTICISAAVAIIYTLLGGMFSVAYTDVIQLVLIFFSLWLCVPFLMLNPASTDITLTAFNGTFQAPWMGTLGLEDVGLWMDEFLVLSLGGLASQIIHQRILSAASSKEAQVTCFAAAGFCFILGIPSVLLGAVAASTDWNMTSYGSPSPYERGEAGKILPIALQHLTPNYVSILGIGAVAAAVMSSMDSCLLSCASLFTNNLYKTLIRKQASDRELQWVIKISVTVAGLVGMGLAFLGNNALAFWIVGADVMYTLVLPQFVCVLFFPVTNGYGAVGGYILGVMLRVLSGEPLLHFNPVIHFPGCRLINGVYVQHFPCRTLAMLASLCSNILISSVASLLFEKRLLPKRWDILQVKTHSTPSRAEEKPNVDNKQPAVSDQLLDTTC from the exons ATGGCTGCAAACATCCCAGGGCTGATAGCTGTAGCTGTGTTTTATTTGATCATTCTGGCAACTGGAATATGGGCCTCTCGAAAGTCCAAGCAAGAGGAGAAGAGAATCACTGGGACTGGGACAGAAGTAACCCTGGTTGCTGGTCGGAATATAAATCTCTTTGTGGGAATTTTCACAATGACGG CTACATGGGTTGGAGGAGGCTATATTCTTGGTGCTGCCGCTGCTGTGTACAATCCTACAAAAGGCTTGGTTTGGGCTTTAATGCCTTTGCAATATTTCATAAACTTCTTTGTTG TTGCAATTTTCTTTGCCAAGCCAATGAGGGATAAGAAGTATGTAACTATGATGGATCCTCTCCAGCTGAAATACGGGGAAACTCTAACCTGCACTCTTCTGATTCCTGCGGTGATTGGTGACGTGCTGTGGGTAGCATGCATCATGGCAGGTTTAG GAGGAACCATCAGCATCATTCTTGATGTATCATCCTTCTACACGATCTGCATCTCAGCTGCTGTGGCGATAATCTATACGCTTCTTGGGGGAATGTTCTCTGTGGCCTACACTGATGTCATACAGCTTGTCTTGATCTTTTTTAGTTTG TGGCTGTGCGTTCCTTTCCTGATGCTGAATCCAGCCTCCACTGACATCACACTCACAGCATTCAATGGGACCTTCCAAGCTCCTTGGATGGGAACATTGGGGCTAGAGGATGTGGGGCTGTGGATGGATGAATTTCTAGTTCTG AGTCTAGGAGGTCTGGCCTCTCAAATTATACATCAGAGAATTCTGTCAGCAGCATCATCCAAAGAGGCCCAAGTAACATGTTTTGCTGCAGCAGGATTTTGTTTTATCCTGGGCATTCCTTCAGTGCTTCTTGGGGCAGTAGCTGCATCAACAG ACTGGAACATGACCAGTTATGGTTCTCCCTCTCCTTATGAACGTGGTGAAGCAGGTAAAATTCTCCCAATCGCTCTACAGCACCTCACTCCCAACTACGTCTCCATCTTGGGGATTGGGgctgtagcagcagcagtgatgTCATCCATGGACTCTTGTCTCCTCTCCTGTGCTTCCTTATTTACCAATAACCTCTACAAGACCTTGATTAGAAAGCAG GCTTCTGACAGAGAGCTGCAGTGGGTGATCAAGATCTCAGTGACCGTAGCTGGGCTGGTAGGAATGGGACTGGCCTTTTTAGGGAACAATGCTCTGGCCTTCTGGATTGTGGGTGCTGATGTGATGTACACCCTGGTTTTGCCTCAGTTTGTCTGCGTTCTCTTCTTCCCGGTGACCAATGGTTATGGTGCTGTTGGGGGTTACATCCTGGGAGTGATGCTGAGAGTGCTAAGTGGGGAACCCCTCCTCCACTTCAATCCTGTCATCCACTTCCCCGGCTGCAGGCTCATCAATGGTGTCTATGTCCAGCACTTCCCCTGTCGGACACTAGCGATGCTGGCGTCCCTGTGTTCTAACATTCTGATTTCCTCTGTGGCATCGCTGTTGTTTGAAAAAAGACTCCTGCCAAAGAGGTGGGATATACTGCAAGTCAAGACCCACAGTACACCCAGTAGAGCTGAAGAGAAACCTAATGTGGACAACAAGCAGCCAGCAGTTTCTGATCAACTGCTTGACACAACTTGTTAG